A region of the Gopherus flavomarginatus isolate rGopFla2 chromosome 3, rGopFla2.mat.asm, whole genome shotgun sequence genome:
TGCTGCTGGAGAAGCTCTCGGCTGACCAGGCCCTGAAGGTGAGACCCGGCCCCGCCCAGCCGGACGGGCTGTCCGTGGGCAGCGAGGGGCCCCGGCCGTGACCTGGCTGACCCGGCGCGGGGCCGGACGCCCTGCTCCATGCTGCACCTCGGCTGGCGGCGCCGCAGCCCGCCTGGGCCCGTCATCTCCGGGctagtgccgggggggggggggtgtgtgtctcGTCCTTGCTAATAACGAGAACCCCCTTTGCTGTACGTGAGCCAGCGCCCCGCATTCCTCACCGCGTGAAGTTGACAGGAGCCGCCCGCCCCTCCTCGGGGACACACAATCCAGCCTCCCTCGTTGTGTTACGGGTGTATGGCAGTAACACCTAGTGTGGGGCGCTCCTGCGTGTGACCCCTGGGCCACTACACCTCCGGCTTGGGGTCCCCGTTCCACCCTCagcattcacaccctacacatggGGAAGCAATCCCAGGACACACGCTGGTTCTGGGATTCATGGGCTAAACGTCTGTGGTCAATATTTTAAGTAACTTAGACATTGATACTTGCTGTCTATGAAGGGAAGAATGTTCAGGACAACGACTCCCCCTCATCCCACCTGGGAggcttccctgcccccacccccaactgtTTTTCCTACTCCCCCCCGGCACCCAAAAATAGAATAAATCATTAATGACATCCATCCTGTGGACACGTTTGTGTATGGATCAGGATTCCCTCTGCTCACTAAACTGGAAGGGATAATTGAGTCATAACTTCTTAGAAGTAATGAGAGAAATACTTTTAATTGTCAGGAGAAGGGTATCGGTTACATTTGTCTTTAAATGTAATTTTGAGCGAGGCTGCATTAATTCATCATACCCTAATGAAATGAGCTGGGCAAATCTTTCTCCTGTTGTTCCCTTATCTCCAGACAGCTCCTATTAGCTTATCATTAGGGctctcaagcgattaaaaaaattaatcatgattaatcgcatgatttaaaaaaatcatgattatataaatatttttggatgttttccagattttcaaatatattgatttcagttacaacacagactacaaagtgtgCTGTGctccctttatatttatttttattataaataattgcactgtaaaaataaaagaaatagtatttttcagtttccttaatacaagtactgtagtgcaatctctttattgtgaaagttgaatttaaaaatgtagacttatgaacaaaaaaaactgcattcaaaaataaaacaaagtaaagtGAGCCTACAAgcccacttcttgtttagccagtcactcaaacaagtttgtttacattagcaggagataatgctgcctgcttcttgtttacaatgtcatctgaaagtgagaacagctgttcccatggcactgttgtagccagtgttgcaagatatttatgtgccagatgtggtaaagattcgtatgtcccttcatgcttcaatcaccattctagAGAGGACTTGCGTCCATCCTGATgatggttctgctcaataatgatccaaagcagtgcagctcaatgcatgttcatttttgtcatctgagtcagatgtcaccagcaaaAAGTTGATTTTcgtttttggtggttcgggttctgtagtttctgcatcagagtattGTTCtttcaagacttctgaaagcatgctccacatctcatccctcttagattttggaaggcacttcagattcttaaatcttgggtcaagtgctgtagctatctttagaaatctcacattggtaccgttttgtcaaatttgcagtgaaagtgttcaaACGAACAACAtgagctgggtcatcatccgagactgctataatatgaaatatatggcagaatgcaggtaaaagacagaaaaagagacatacaattcttccccaaggagttcagtcacaaatttaattaatgcattatttttttaatgaacattatcagcatagaagcatgtcctctggaatggtggttaaagcatgaaaggacatacaaACGTTTAGCATGTctagcacgtaaatatcttgcagtgctgactacaaaagtgccatgcaaacgcctgttctcactttcacatGACAcagtaaataagaagagggcagcattatctcccgtaaatgtaaacaaacttgcttgtcctaatgattggctgaataagaagtaggactgagtggacttctaggctctaaagttttacattgttttgtttttgagtgcagttatataacaacaacaaaatcgaCATATGTAAATTGCcatttcacgataaagagattgcactatggtacttgtttgaggtgaattgaaaaatatttctcatgatttttacagttcaaatattgtaataaaaagaatataaagtgagcactgtacactttgtattctgtactgtaattgaaataaacatatttgaaaatgtagaaaaacatccaaaatatttaatacatttcaattgatattttattgttcaacagtgcgattaaaactgcaattaatcgtgattaatttttttagttaatagtgtgagttaactgcagttaGTCGACAGCCCTACTTATCATGTAtctaatagtttttttttttactttttgatcTTTAAAGAACTGTGAAACAGACAAGCTGTTTattacaggggtggccaaacttactgactctTCGAGCCGCATATGACAGTCTTCAAAAGTTAAGAGAGCTAGGCCacacctgctggggcttggggtttCAGTCCTGCTCTGACCCTCCCACTCTGCTGGACAGCAGCCATGAGATCTTTCTCCCtcgctgggcagaagcccctgcCCTACCACCAAACTGCAAGCAGAAGTCCCAAGCTCCCCCCCCACTGTCTGGTAGGTGGACAATGGAGGGAGATGTGAGGGACTCCACAAGTTGCACTTTAACGGTAAAAGAGCCACATCTGATATGTATAAATCAGtgtccaaacacacacacagttggcAGTTTTATATTTAACAAGAGAGATAAGAAAAATATCTTGATTAAAATACCTAGAGGACTAGTGAAAATATTCTTAAACTTTTCTACCAGTACAAATAAAACACTTGAGATATTCTTCAGTCATTCTCACAACTGTCAgcacaaaacaaattaaacacTATGACTTTCCTCGCTGATGATAACCCAGAATCCTCTGCTGCTGTCACAACAGATCTGACTATTGTTGATTTTTGTTGTAAATGAAGTACTGGTCAGTCCTTTTCAGTCACAAAGAAAGTAGTTGCTGCACTGGGCCTTGAGGATAGAGAAACTAGGGGAGAGTTTCTGGATGCAAGTGGCTGGTGATTTGGAGAATGGAGAATTATGGTAGCAGTAGATATTCACTTATTAACATCTTGTATTTATGTTGCACATTTAATTTTGAAGATTCCAAAGTGCTTCAGAAAGATCATTGTACCATACTTAGGTGAAACTCAGTGATAGTTTAATAGCACATATCAATACTGCAtaacagaaaatggaaaaaaacaaaaaacaaaactatcCAGATGAAAAGGCATGATGTAGTTACCCTGTGTGGTCCCTGGTCAAAGCAAGGGAATTAAACATATCTCCTTTAATGAAAAGTGTTGTGTGATGTAGTCAGgatctctttatttttattttttttaacagctcgTCCAGAATAGGCTACCTCTAGCTGCACAATATCCCTTTACACAATACCAGGGTGGCATTCATTCAGCATCCAGATGCTGAGGCAAACGTGACACCTGAGTTGTCTGCTGAACTTTGCTTCTTGTGTAGGGTGATAGTGGAGCCATTATAAAGCCTTAGAggttttcttctgtttttatCCTCCAGTTCCTTCACCAAATAGTTGATGGCATATGTGGCCGTGCATACTGTCGATATCAGGATTATGGCAGTGTTTGGAATTTGGCAGAATGGATGGAGATATTAGAAGAAACAACAACATACTTCAAAACTACAgttggcaaaaatctgtcagatgAAGAGGTAAGACTATCATCATTGATTAGATTTGACTTTCTGCCATCAAGCCAAGTGCTATTGCTATTCTATCctgaaatatttatatattttaagtgGGGGTTCATATGTTTAATATAGGATCTGGATAGTAATAAAATAGACCAAATCTTGATCACCTTAAGCAGCTCCCTGTCTACCTCCTCTCATCCCCCTTTATTTCAGGGATTCTGTGCAGCTCCCTGCATCCTCTCTCTGTTCCAGGTTTTTTGTAACCCCCATTTCCTTCCTCCCCTACCAGCATCCTTATGCCAGCAGTTCTGTGTGCACCCTATTCTCACTTCCCCTCCGTGGCAGGGATTTTCTTCACCCTCCCTTCTCCTATGACAGatttcctcccacccctccatcGCTGTCTGTGGTTCTATGTGCCCCCATTCCAAGTTCCCCCATTATTCCCTCTACATGGCAAGGGCTTTGTGTgtgctctcattctcatgtccctAATACTGCCTTTCAGGGTTCCGTGGGGtccattcctcctccttctcccgtGCCATGGACTGTGTGTGCCTCCCCATTCCTGCCTTCTTCCCACACGCTGGGAGCTCTATGTTCTTCCCCCCCCAATGAGGGTCTACAGTCCTCCCATTCCCCTAAGGGTCTCTCTATACTGCTTTCCCCTGGGCCAGGGCTATTGTGCCCCCCTTAGTCCATTCTGGGGCCACCCATTCTTCCCACTCatggcaggggctgtgtgtgtgcccCCATACCAGGGATTCTGTGTTTTTCCCCCCCATCCGCACATAGCAGGGACCCCCGTAGGAGGGACTCGGCAAACTCTCCTCCCTTTCcacccatgccaggggctctggctgctccCCAGCCTTCCCACCTTCCTCCACCATCCTAGTGGCTCTGTCTGCTCCCTTCCCCTGACTAGGTTTCACCAATTTTCTTCCTCCCTCCACCAGCATTTCTGTGTGACCCCTTCCCTTCGTGCCTGGGCTATATGTATGTCCCCATTTCCTCTCTTCCCTCATTCTCTGTCTGGGAGATAAGTCATTCAGCGTGTCAGCATGTTATTTTATTGGGAGGATGAGCAGAGATGAGATGAGATGTGGTATTGATATTGTGGAAGACAGTGTGACTAATTCTAAGGAAAACTTATAGGTGCTTATAAATACAGTTAGGaatgtatttatttcattttatggaTATAGCAGGGAGGTAGCAATCAGAATGCTAGCTTCAGAATGTACGTGGGCAGCTAAGTGCAGATAAACAGTCAATACCAGTGTGTCCTTTCAAATTAGCACTGGAGAgttagctattttattttattttttaaagcatgcATCAATGGATTCTAATTGgaacttttcttttaagaaaggaATCTAAACAGGTTAATAGTATCCCTTTGAGAGACCATTCTGCAGTCAATGTTTATACATATATTTAATTTACAATTATGGAGATAAACTTAATGGAGTCATGTTTGCTTATGCACCATAAGAAACACACATggaggaaatcaatgggaaagggGCACAGATAGGGAAACTTCCTTGAATTTTTCAAGCCTCAAGTGTATTCAGCTGAATTGTTTAACAACAGTGAGTAAACACTTCACAGATTTCCCTAACACATAAACAAGGCTTTATAGTGAATAAAAATTTCACTGTATCCGAGGGTGCTTTGGTGGTTGCTTATCTCCACTGTCTGCCATTGTGACCTGTTGGGAGAGGCAAGGGCATAAACTGAATGTAACTTCAGGTAACAGTTAACATTTTGGCTTCTTATCCAGTACAGCTATATTCTATTGTAAATCTAACCTTTTCTGCTTCATAATTAAAACTCTCTTTTTACTGATATTTGCAGGCTGTTCAGCAGTTAAATGAATTGAGCTCAAGCTATCAAGAAGCAATCACAAAATGCTTGAAAGGCAGAAAGGAAGAAATCAGGCATGCACTGGTAGAAAGCATAAGTGCAATCTCCTCTGCCCAGCTACAGGATTTTGACTGGCAGTTGAAGGTGAGACACTATCTGTGTTGCTTACTGTCCAGAGCCTAGAAGGCTACAAACACAGCCTCTGGTAGGCTGCATGATTCAGAGATAAGGTTAGACTTGTATGGATACCAgaaacccagagcagaagaattgcTGGGAAGGCATACAGCTCATGAAAATAAGTTCCCCTTTGCTGTTGCTGCATTATTGCCATCTCTTGGATGTTTTTGTGATATTTTGATTCTCCACACACATTTAATTTACATCGCCCCATCACCATTTGAGGCCTGACTGGGACACTTGACTGAATAGAAGAAGAAAACCTTTacttagaataaaataaaaaagtaaagctACATGAAGACTATGTGAAATTCTCTGACTCATAAATAAAAACCCTCTAGATCTTGACTAAATGTATGTACGTTTAAGGGATAGATTGACATCAGTtatatttagttttattttactAAAGAGAACAGTGCTGCCCAAAGTTGGAAGAACATCTGCCTATTGTACAAGTGCTCTTTTGCATGAACATTTTAATCTGCCAGAAATGCATTATAGAAATAATCCTGGTAATATTGCTTATGTTTATCTGTCCTTGTTAGTTGTTAAATAACAGACTAGCTTTTTGTCCTAACAAGCACTGTAGATATTTTTTGCTAAAAAACGATTTTGAACTCCAAGTCAGTTTCTGACTGGACCACATTTTGCAGGAGCTGATAGCATAACATCATGTTGTGCATCAGATGAGCTGCCTGTTAAGTACTGATCTGTCTCACTGACTGAATTTACCGTTGCCAAGATTATAAACCAGACCTATAAAAACACCCAGTTACTGCCTGCAGTTTCTTGTTACTTTCTCCTATtgagggtttgtttttgtttttttaatttctggcTAAGAATTAATTCTGAATTAATATAACATGAACTAATTCACAGCTGTCCATTTCTTCCTCTGTGGCTCACTTTTTGCTTTATCCTTTATTCCCATTAGTCACCTGTgtaattttattaaaatcagaAACTCTCCTTTGGGGAAATGCTGCTGTAACAGTTATATAGGACCAGCTGCCTTCCCCTAGTTGTACAGGACCAAAACCAAGTCACAGGCTCTCTGTATCTAGTATATGATAATACTGCCAAGTAAATGGAAAAATGTATTCAGTGTTTGCCAGCTAATATGAAAAATACCTGCACCACTTCACATCCTGCAATTTAAAGGAATAGAGCTGTGTACTGTATTTAGTTGCAAAATTGTCAAAATttctattacattttttaaaaaataacttttttactAGGGCTGATTTAAGTAGTAGAAAAACACTGACATGCCATTTGACAAATTTTACCAGTATTTATAAAATTGTATATTTGTTAAATAGTATTTGATCAGCTGCAGAGTTGGCTGGAAAGTGCAAAAAACTacttaagaatataagaatggccacactaagtcagaccagtggtccatctagcccagtatcttgtcttctgacagtggccaatgccaggtgcttcagagggtatgatcagaacaggtaatcattgagcgatccatcccctgtcgtccacttccagcttctggcaaacagaggctagtgactcttcagagcatggttttgcatcccatccctgcccatcctggctaatagccattgatggacctatcctccatgaacttatctagttcttttttcaaaCCTGTTATAGTCCTGACCTTCAAAatattctctggcaaagagttccacagcttgactgtgcattatgtgaggaaatatttcattctgtttgttttaaacctgttgcctattatagtaaaagctttgttattcGGCATGTTGTGGGAATGGGGGGTTCTGGTAAGTcaaaaattctggttaactaagagttatacttACCAAGGGAGGGAGGTAGTTTGGATATGGGAGgagtctcagggctggggattgtggtgtgggaggggttggggcacaggctttgggagggagtttgggtgcggaagagggctcagggcaggggttggggcgcaggaggagtttcagggtgccggatccaggtggcgcttaccttgGGTGTCTCCCTGCAGGCAGCGACATGTccttgctgctcctaggtggaagcGTGGCCAGGTGGCTCAGTGCGCTGCCTCCACTCGCAGGTGccaccctcgcagctcccattggtcacagttcctggccaatgggagttgcagagccaGCACTCAAGGCGGAAGCATTGCACAGAGCCCACGTTGCTGTTCCTTTGCCTAGGAGCAGTAGGGACATGTCGCCGCTTCCGGAGAGCTATGTGGAGCCAATTAGGGAGCCTGCTGACCCTGCACCAACTAGACTTTTAATGgatatcagaaatgctggttaCTAGAGTTCTCTGGTTGGTAAAGTGTCGGATAACACAGTTTTTActgtaatttcatttggtgaccccaagttcttgtgtcATGAAACGGAGTAAACAACatgtccttatttactttctccacatcagtcatggtTTTGTAGACCTCTGTTATATCCCCCCGTTCTTTTCTTGTATTTTGACTCTGGTACTTGTTGAGTAAGTTGTAAATACTGTTCAGTCAGGCCTACTGTCATCTCTTTTACCTTTATAGTCTTTCATGGCTCGCTCTCAGCAATTTGCCCTTTTTATCTAATCCTGACCCTTGTTGGATGTATATTTCAATTATATTGTATAACTTGCATGCAGGAGTATTTGAAAAACCAAATAAGCAAGAAACTTGACAGTGTCACTGTTTAAGCGTTGGCAGGTCCAAAATGTAATctgctttaaaaatctgattgCAAAGTTCATGCAACCCAAGTTTTGAGTTGAACACATGGTTCAGTGCTGCTACCTATACTTCACATTAATCCTGACAGTGCCCTTTCAAGAGAAAGCGTACATGTGGTGGCCTGCTGAACATATAACATTTAATGGCtttattttaaatgacttttAATTCATCATGTACAGCTTGCTCTTTCCAGTGATAAGATCTCCATGCTGCAAATGCCACTTCTCAATCTTGATCTGGATGTGAAAGAAAATGGTGAAATTAAGCCAGTCTCTGTAGAAATGAATAAGGAAGAACTGCAGAACCTAATAAATGCACTGGAAGCAGCTAATAAGGTATTTATTACTGACTTTTTATTACATCCCTTCTTAATTAGGTCCTAAGTACTACAATCATTTTAGTTTACTGTATTCCTGTTCTTATTGGCCCTTATAGGAAGTAACTTGGTAGTGGAACATGCTTCTGTGGAGTTAGATCTTATTACTGTATTTAGGCTTGTTTATGTTTATCTTTAGCAGTGTTCGTTTATCGCTGGCACAGTTTTATAAAAATCATCTCTTCCTCCAATAAacagtaaaaaaatttttttgtcaTTTACACTAGTTGATTTTTATCAAACTTTCTTTCTCTGCTGCTTTACCCCTGCTTGGAGTTCTCTGGCGTAGGCCAAAATTTTGCATGCCCCtcttatattgttttgtttcataGTGTTTGGTTACCATGGTTAGCCTGTCTGGTTCTGTGTAGCAAGACAGAGCCCAGGATATTGCTACCATTTTAAAGGTCCCTATTCTTTCTACAGGGGCAGGAATGCAGCAAGCACAATAGACAGCTGAGATCAGGATTAAAATGTCCTGAAAGTTGTAGCAGCAGAAAAGAATATGAAAAGAACAGCATTTTAGCTGAAAGCCACATACAGAATGATTTGAAGACAGAATTTCCTCCTGACCCTCACAAAGCATCAATGGCTGAAAACGGACTCTTTGACACATTATATGGGTTTATCTAGATCagggtgggtaaactttttg
Encoded here:
- the COMMD8 gene encoding COMM domain-containing protein 8, translated to MLVLLEKLSADQALKFLHQIVDGICGRAYCRYQDYGSVWNLAEWMEILEETTTYFKTTVGKNLSDEEAVQQLNELSSSYQEAITKCLKGRKEEIRHALVESISAISSAQLQDFDWQLKLALSSDKISMLQMPLLNLDLDVKENGEIKPVSVEMNKEELQNLINALEAANKVVLQLK